From the Chloroflexota bacterium genome, the window TCGGCGTGGACGTTTCCCAGGGCGTCCGGGGCCAACAGGTCGGGCACGATCCGGCTGGCCCCGCTGGAGGCGGCTTCCACTTCCAGCAGGTTGAGGCCTGTGGTTTCGGTATGCTGGCCGAGCCGCATCCGCGCTTTGAGCGGCGCGGCTTCAATATCGAGCAGGACGATACTGCCACAATCGGCGCTGGTGGCGCGGATGGCTTCGTTGTAAACGCTTTGCAGAATGCGCTCCAGTTCGAGCGTTTGATTCAACTCGCGGCCCACGCGGGTGAGGGAGGTGAGTTGATCGATCCGGCGGCGGAGGGTGTCGTCGGTGGCCGAGGCCAGCCGCTCGCGCTCGATGGCCGAGGCCAGTTGGGCGGCGATGGTGGCGGCCAGATCGAGATCGGCGCGGGTGAATTGGTATTCGCGGCGCGCGCCGAGCAACACTTCGCCAATGCTGTGATCCTGCACGGTGAGCGGCACGGCGATCACACTTTCCACGCCAAAGTGCCGCAGAGTGCGCTGGTAGATGTCGGGGATGCGGCGGTCGTGGCTGGCTCGCCGCGAGTAGAACGGGCGGCGGGTGACGGCGACGCTGAACCGGAAGGAAGGGTCGTCCACCTTCAGGCGGGCAAACTCGGCCTCAGCCACGTCGCCGCCGAATTGCGACCCGGGCTGAGGCAGGAACTCGCCTTTGGCTTCGTCGAGCAGAAGGACAATGCCCATGTCGGCCCGGAGCAGTTGAGCGGTGCGGGCCATCACCTCGCGATAAATTTCTTCGAGGCTTCGGGCCGAGCCGGCGATCTCGGAAATGTTGCGCAGGACTTCGGCGCGCTTGAGGCGCTCTTCGGCTTCGCGCACCAGGCGGGCGTTGTCAATGAGGACGGCGGCTTGCCCGGCGAAGATGCGCAGGAGGCGGGCGTCGTCTTCGGTGAAGGGCGTGTTGCTGAGTTTGTTGGAGACCTGCACGATGCCCAGCCGATTGCCGCCGACGATCAACGGAACCAGCAGGGTGGCGCGCACGCCCACGCTCTCGGCGATTTCCTTCAGCCCGATCTCGGCCACCATCGGGTCGTCGAAGACGTTGTTGGAATACCAGTGATCTTCGTCGCGCCAGAGCCGGGCCGCGTGGCTGTCGGGCGTGAGCGGGATGCGATACAGTTCGAGGAAGGCTTCGGGCACACTGCCATGAAATGGCGGCTGGCTTACCAGCGCCTGTTGGCTTTCGTCGTAGAGCAGGAAGCCGCACAGTTGAACATTCATCAACTTGGCAATGCGGGCGGTGAGAGTGGCGAACAATTCGCGTGGGTCGCCCAGGGCCAGGCCGGTTTGGGCCACCTGGGCTAGGCCGGAGAGTTCGGCCACGCGCGTTTCCTGCTGGGTGTAACGTTGCGCGTTGCGAATGGCAATGGCGGCCGGCCCGGCCAACAACTCCAGCAGTGAAATGTCCTGCTCGGTGTAAGTGTTGACATCGTAAGAGGCCAGTTCCAGCGTGCCCACCAGTTCCTGGTCGAGGCCGTACAACAGCGGCGCGCCGATGATAGACTGGAAGGGAAAGTCTTCCGTGCCCGGTTCGGGGAGCAGTTCCGGCGATTGTTCGACATCGCTGATGAGGAGTGGTTTTTTGTTGCGGGCGATCCAGCCGGAGTAGCCCTGATCGATCCGGTGCGACGGCGTGTCGCGATCAATGCTGATCGTGTAACTGCGGTCACCGGCGCGGGCGCGCGGGCGGAGCACTCCGGCCTCGGCGTCCCACAAATTCACCTCACCCAGGTGGTAGTCCATGATCCGCGAGACGGTTTGCAGGATGTTGTTGACGGTGACTTCCAGATCGAGGCTGGCCGAGATGGTCTTGCTGATCTCGTTCAGCGCCGCCAGCGAACGACCGGAGCGTTCGTCGGTGCGCAGAAGGTTGAGTTGGGCCGTCTCGCGCATCATTACCACAAACTGGGCCACCGCGCCGGGGATGCGGACGGAGGTGGCCTCGAGCGGGCGGTTGGAGACGGTGATGTTGCCAGAGATGAGCGTTGGCGGGAGAAGAGGCGCGGGCCAAAATAGACCAGGATCACCACCCCTCCCAACAGGGCGGCGCCCAGGATAATAGCCGTAATGGCAATGCCGGTGAAAGTCGTCAGTTCCATTGCGCTCTGCGCCAGATAAACGGGCCGCGATGTTTACTCGGCGTCGCTCCGCCGGGCCTCGGCGGCTTGCTCGGTGATCTCGCGAATGTCGGAGAAATCGTTGGCCGAGGTGACAATGCCAACCTTCAGAAGCATGAGCGGCATTTGCTGGTCGGCGTTGTTGTCGCCTTTGGTGATGATAAAACCGCGCTCGCGATCAATAAAGGAATAGTGGGTCTTGATCTCTTCGGCGAAGCGGGCCTTGAGCCGGGCGCGGATGGCGGCGGCATTGGACTCGCCGGCGATGACGATGAAGTTGTCGCCGCCGGGGTGGCCGATAAAGTCGTTGGGCGTGCCGTGTTGATCCACCACTTCGCGAATGAGCAGGGCCGTAAACCGCAAGACCTCGTCGCCGGCCACAAAGCCGTACACTTCCTTGAACGGATCGTAGGTCTCGATTTTGCAATCCATGTAAGCCCAGTCGGCGGCGCGCATAATCTTGCGCAGTTCATCCTCGATCAGCCGGCCCGAGGGCAGGCCGGAGCGCGGGTCGGAGAGGTTTTGCAGTTGCGAACGGGTGATGGCGTTTTGCACGCGGAGCTTAAGCTCTTCGATGTCGAACGGTTTGGTGATGTAATCGTCCGCGCCCAACTCCAGCCCGGCAATGCGGTCGGAGCGCTCGTCCTTTTGCGTCAGAAAAATGATGGGGATGTGACTGGTGCGGGTGGTCTGCCGCAGTTGGCGGCAGACGGCGTAGCCGTCCATGTCGGGCAACATGATGTCGAGCACGATCAAATGAGGCAATTGCTGGCGGGCAAGCGTCATGGCCTCGCCTCCGCGCGGAGCTATATTCACGTCGTACCCCTGGCCGCTGAAATAAATCCTCAGCATGTTCGAAATGTCGAAGTCGTCTTCTACGATCAGGATTCTGCCTTTAGCCATTGCATTACCTCCCAAATAAGGAAACCCGGAGCGGGCGAGGATGGATAGCTTAATCTTACTTTAGACCGAGATCGGCGGCAACTTGAGAGCGGCGCGAACATCCGGCCCCGGGCCGCCTGTTCATGGTCTGGCGTTCATGGGGGTCACCACGACTCCCGGACTTCCTCCCCCAACCGGGGATAGAGCCGGGGGTGCTTGCTCGCATCTTTGAGTTTGTGATGGTCGCTCTCTTCATATATTACATTCTTGCTGATCACTCGCCGCTCGGGTGAGGCGAATAAGACAACATCAGACTCGATAGTACGGGCCGGATAAATGATCAGGCCACTGCCTATCCGGCAGTTGTGGCCGACACTGCCACCCAGCACCGGGCGGCCCGCCTCGGCCAGCGAGCCATCTCCGGCCAGCGCCCGGAGCGGGGCCGGGATGAGATTGTAATCGGTGAAGGTGTTGCCGGCGCCGATGAAGGTGTTGCGGCCCACCACGCACATTTGCAGGCAGGTGTTCTGGGCCACCATGGTGTGATCCATGAGCGTCGTCAGATAGAGCGCGGCCCGGAAGGGCAGGAAGCACCCGTCGCCCACCACGCTGAGCATGAGTTGGCAACCCTGAGAGATGGTGGTGTTATTGCCGATGATGCAGTTGTCAATGACGACCCCGGCTTCAATGTTGACGTTATCGCCGATGCTGGTGGGGCCGAGGATGACGGCGCTGGGGTTGATGCTGCAATTACGGCCAACGGTGACGAGCCTGGAGGAGGAAAGCACTTGCCGTTGTTCCAGCAAAGCCTGCCAGAGCACTTGCAGTTTGAACATCAGGTCATTCTCGATGCGGGCTTCGACGCGCGCCCCGCGCGAGAATAAGCCAAAGATGGCGTCGGCGATGAAAATGTGGACCCAGCTTTCGATAGAAAGGCAACTGCGTAACGGAACCTGAAAGGTAAGCTGGCCTTTCTCGGTCGCCATATAAGTCGGGATTCGATAGTAGCCGATCTCACGCTCCTGGAAGTCAATCACCAGCGGCTCGGTGTGGTTCACCGGCCCGTTGGGGAAATACCAGAGGTCGGCCAGGTAGAGGTCGTCGTACTGAGTGTAGCCTTGAGCGAGGGGCAGGGCGTGTTGGGTGAAGGCTTTGTTGGTCTTGGCGAAGGCGGCCCGGCGAGGGCGGCCCGACTTGATGGCTTCGGTGAGAAACGCGGTGAGGTAGCCTTCGTCGAAAAACAAGTTGTCGCGATAAACGACCTGCTCAACCGGGTCGGAGGGAACGTCGGTGAACTGGCCGGACGGGACTTCACGCTCTTCGGTGGCATAGGGCGCCAGCAAGTCGCGCTGGTGGAGCCAGAGCGGCTTGTTGTGCACGCGCAAGTCGCGGGCGGGTTCGTTGAAGGGCGAGAGATAACAGTTGTGCCGCAGGATGACTTTTCGCATAAAGGCGCGTTCTCAGGCAGGCTGATCGTAACGCAAATAAAGCATCCGCGCCATGCGCTGGCAGGGCGGGAGGCCGGAAAGTATGGGCCGTTCTCAAGGAAATACTAGCCGATTGGCCGTGACAAGTAAAGCCTGACCCCGGTTGCGGATGCGTTTCAGTTTGGGGGTAAAAGACAACGGATCCGGCGAATTTCACGGATTGAGACATCCGTTCAATTCGTTGAATCCGTTGTCTCTAAAAAAGGCGGCTAAACCTTAGTCCAGAGGTTTTTTATCTATGACGATGGTGCAGGTTTCGTCGCCGCGAGCGATGCAGGCGATCTCCTGCACCGAGAAGTTTTTGCCGCCGCTCACCCAGTAGAGCGACTCTTGCAAAATGCCGACGGCCAGGTGACAGCACGGCGAGTCGGATTTGCGGTTCCAGCAAATGGGGCATCGTTCGATGTGCCAGAGCAGGCGGTCTTCTTCTTCGCCCAGCCGGACGCGCTGGTCGGTGTATTTGTTGAAGGTGTCGGCGAAGACTTCAGCGCCCACTTTGAGCTTCATATTTAAGGGCAGGAGGCGGAAGGCCAGGTCGGCGATGCCGAGCACCGGGCCGAACTCTTTGAGGCCGTATTTGAAGCAGGCTCGCCCGGCGCGCAGGGCCAGGCCGCGCCCGCCGCGTGGGCCGTACATGTCGTCGAGGGCTTGTTGGATGGCGCCCACGTCGTCGAAGCTGAACTGGCGGTCGAAGTTGTTGGGCGGGTAGTTGTTGATGAGGTGCCGCAGTTTGGCTAAGTTGAGGATGGCGTTCACGCCGTTGCGGCCCATGATTTCTTCCATGGCCAGCAGAACGATGCGGCCAATTTTGTTGGGGTAGTAATACCTCGGCGCAACCGCCGTTTGCTCCGTCGTCATTCTTTACCGTCCAGAAAATCTTTGAGGGTGCCGATGAATTTTTCCGGCTCGTCAATCATCGGGAAGTGCCGCGAGCCGCGCATGACTTCGATGCGGGCGTGCGGCACGCCGGCTCGGAGCGGCTCGTATTGCCGGGGGTGGACGATGGTGTCGCCCACGCCATAGATGCCCAAAGTCGGCACGCGCACCTCGCCCAGCTGCGGGCGCAGGTCGGTGCGGCGCAAACTGCCAATGGAGGCAAAGAATGATTCCAGCGTCGTTTTCGACAAATCGCGCTCTTGCATCCGATACCAGCCCAGCGGGTCTTTGTTGACGATGAGGGGCGAGAAGGCGCGCACGCCAAGCCGCAATAACGTCGGCATGTTGTAAACCGGAATGGCAACGGGCCGATACCCGGCCAGCCGCAGAAACAAATTGAGCGAGTTGCCCACGATGGGCGACCCGACGACGACGACCTTTTGCACCCGCTTCGGGTAACGGACGGCGACGCTCAAGCTGACCGTGCCACCCATGCTGTGGCCCACCAGCGGCGCCGACTCGATGCCAAGCTGTTGCATGAACTGCTCGACCAGCGAGACAAAATCGGCGACGGCGTAGGTTTCGCGCTTCTTACCCGAATCGCCGAAGCCCCAGAAGTCCAGGGCGTAGGTGCGGTAGCCCTTGCCCAGCACTTCCATCGTCCTCTGCCACAGGCCCCACGAGCCGAGCCAGCCATGAAGCAGAACGACCGGCTTGCCCTGGCCGTAGGTTTCGTAGTGGACGATGCCTTGATCGGTGACGATTGAACTCACAG encodes:
- a CDS encoding response regulator, with amino-acid sequence MAKGRILIVEDDFDISNMLRIYFSGQGYDVNIAPRGGEAMTLARQQLPHLIVLDIMLPDMDGYAVCRQLRQTTRTSHIPIIFLTQKDERSDRIAGLELGADDYITKPFDIEELKLRVQNAITRSQLQNLSDPRSGLPSGRLIEDELRKIMRAADWAYMDCKIETYDPFKEVYGFVAGDEVLRFTALLIREVVDQHGTPNDFIGHPGGDNFIVIAGESNAAAIRARLKARFAEEIKTHYSFIDRERGFIITKGDNNADQQMPLMLLKVGIVTSANDFSDIREITEQAAEARRSDAE
- a CDS encoding multidrug transporter, with translation MRKVILRHNCYLSPFNEPARDLRVHNKPLWLHQRDLLAPYATEEREVPSGQFTDVPSDPVEQVVYRDNLFFDEGYLTAFLTEAIKSGRPRRAAFAKTNKAFTQHALPLAQGYTQYDDLYLADLWYFPNGPVNHTEPLVIDFQEREIGYYRIPTYMATEKGQLTFQVPLRSCLSIESWVHIFIADAIFGLFSRGARVEARIENDLMFKLQVLWQALLEQRQVLSSSRLVTVGRNCSINPSAVILGPTSIGDNVNIEAGVVIDNCIIGNNTTISQGCQLMLSVVGDGCFLPFRAALYLTTLMDHTMVAQNTCLQMCVVGRNTFIGAGNTFTDYNLIPAPLRALAGDGSLAEAGRPVLGGSVGHNCRIGSGLIIYPARTIESDVVLFASPERRVISKNVIYEESDHHKLKDASKHPRLYPRLGEEVRESW
- a CDS encoding 4-vinyl reductase; protein product: MTTEQTAVAPRYYYPNKIGRIVLLAMEEIMGRNGVNAILNLAKLRHLINNYPPNNFDRQFSFDDVGAIQQALDDMYGPRGGRGLALRAGRACFKYGLKEFGPVLGIADLAFRLLPLNMKLKVGAEVFADTFNKYTDQRVRLGEEEDRLLWHIERCPICWNRKSDSPCCHLAVGILQESLYWVSGGKNFSVQEIACIARGDETCTIVIDKKPLD
- a CDS encoding alpha/beta hydrolase, producing the protein MSSIVTDQGIVHYETYGQGKPVVLLHGWLGSWGLWQRTMEVLGKGYRTYALDFWGFGDSGKKRETYAVADFVSLVEQFMQQLGIESAPLVGHSMGGTVSLSVAVRYPKRVQKVVVVGSPIVGNSLNLFLRLAGYRPVAIPVYNMPTLLRLGVRAFSPLIVNKDPLGWYRMQERDLSKTTLESFFASIGSLRRTDLRPQLGEVRVPTLGIYGVGDTIVHPRQYEPLRAGVPHARIEVMRGSRHFPMIDEPEKFIGTLKDFLDGKE